Proteins from a single region of Chryseobacterium sp. T16E-39:
- a CDS encoding TerB family tellurite resistance protein: MQKSNKPIAGYHLLMILSSVDGEFAPEEGMLVQQYLADEFPFKMNLDNELETIALLKPEEWKDHFEFHARCFHDDSTEEERVKFAEFAKTLIKADNKVTDEEHTFYKLLKNMWDLN, translated from the coding sequence ATGCAAAAATCAAATAAACCCATCGCTGGTTACCACTTACTTATGATTCTTTCTTCTGTAGACGGAGAATTTGCTCCTGAAGAAGGAATGCTTGTTCAGCAATATTTAGCGGATGAATTTCCTTTTAAAATGAATTTGGATAATGAACTGGAAACAATCGCCCTTTTAAAGCCTGAAGAATGGAAAGACCATTTCGAATTTCACGCCCGCTGTTTCCATGACGATTCTACTGAAGAAGAGCGTGTAAAATTTGCAGAATTTGCCAAAACACTTATCAAAGCTGATAACAAGGTGACCGATGAGGAACATACATTCTATAAGCTTTTAAAGAATATGTGGGATCTGAATTAA